One Hevea brasiliensis isolate MT/VB/25A 57/8 chromosome 5, ASM3005281v1, whole genome shotgun sequence genomic region harbors:
- the LOC110670678 gene encoding short chain aldehyde dehydrogenase 1, translating to MAGSSSLPTYFAKRLEGKVALITGGASGIGESTARLFARQGAKVVIADVQSDLGHSVSKEIRSESGQPVSYVQCDVAKDSDVENAVKTAVSMHGKLDIMFNNAGITGKYDPSILSIEREDFKKVFDINVYGGFLGAKHAARVMIPQKKGCILFTASIASVCYCGIPHAYTAAKHAVVGLTKNLAVELGKHGIRVNCISPGGIPTPLASKAMGGVDMKTLQETCMADAILKGVPVDANDVAEAALYLGSEESKFVSGLNVVVDGAYSLRNYSSTN from the exons ATGGCTGGCTCTTCCTCTCTACCTACTTATTTCGCCAAAAG GTTAGAAGGCAAGGTAGCCTTGATAACAGGAGGAGCCAGTGGGATTGGCGAGAGCACTGCAAGACTCTTTGCTCGACAAGGAGCCAAGGTTGTGATTGCAGATGTCCAATCCGATTTGGGTCACTCTGTGTCCAAGGAAATCCGATCAGAATCTGGGCAACCAGTCTCCTACGTGCAGTGCGATGTAGCCAAAGACTCAGATGTGGAAAACGCAGTGAAAACAGCCGTTTCAATGCACGGAAAGCTTGACATAATGTTCAACAATGCAGGAATCACAGGGAAATATGATCCCAGCATATTATCAATAGAACGTGAAGATTTCAAGAAAGTTTTTGACATAAATGTGTATGGTGGATTCTTGGGAGCCAAACATGCAGCAAGAGTAATGATCCCGCAAAAAAAAGGGTGTATTTTGTTCACTGCAAGTATCGCTTCAGTATGCTATTGTGGGATTCCACATGCCTACACAGCAGCAAAGCATGCAGTTGTTGGGTTAACTAAGAACTTGGCAGTGGAATTGGGGAAGCATGGAATTAGAGTTAATTGCATATCGCCAGGAGGAATTCCCACCCCTTTAGCTTCCAAGGCAATGGGAGGTGTGGATATGAAGACTCTGCAAGAAACATGCATGGCTGATGCAATTCTTAAAGGAGTACCTGTAGATGCTAATGATGTAGCAGAGGCTGCTCTGTATCTTGGAAGTGAGGAATCTAAGTTTGTGAGTGGTTTGAATGTTGTGGTTGATGGAGCTTACAGCCTCAGAAATTATTCAAGCACAAATTAA